One region of Primulina tabacum isolate GXHZ01 chromosome 1, ASM2559414v2, whole genome shotgun sequence genomic DNA includes:
- the LOC142548710 gene encoding SNF1-related protein kinase regulatory subunit beta-3-like has translation MNHQYGEDQDQVNVVGFDIPNSPDASYNNVYPGNEDEGREPPTLPPHLQHTLLNNPRTGDPGASHLPSPQNVTLNHLYIENRESTRSVVALGVTHRFRSKFVTVVLYKPVPRR, from the exons ATGAACCACCAATATGGGGAAGATCAA GATCAAGTCAACGTTGTTGGATTTGACATTCCGAATTCACCCGACGCAAGCTACAACAATGTGTACCCTGGAAATGAAGATGAAGGGCGAGAACCACCAACCctaccaccacatctgcagcaTACTCTATTAAACAATCCAAGAACTGGTGATCCAGGTGCATCCCACCTCCCATCGCCCCAGAATGTCACTCTAAATCATCTTTACATCGAGAATCGAGAATCTACTCGGTCAGTAGTGGCACTTGGGGTCACTCACAGGTTCCGTTCGAAATTCGTGACTGTTGTGCTTTATAAACCAGTTCCGAGAAGGTGA
- the LOC142512688 gene encoding cell division cycle protein 48 homolog has protein sequence MGSYTLSCSRRQVSFSLSFWNRKAGKDFSTAILERKKAANRLIVDEAVNDDNSVVSLHPTTMEKLQLFRGDTILIKGKKRKDTVCIALADESCEEPKIRMNKVVRANLRVRLGDVVSVHQCPDVKYGKRVHILPLDDTIEGLTGDLFETYLKPYFVEAYRPLRKGDHFLVRGGMRSVEFKVVETDPGEYCVVAPDTEIFCEGEPVRREDEDRLDEVGYDDVGGVRRQMAQIRELVELPLRHPQLFKSIGVKPPKGILLYGPPGSGKTLIARAVANETGAFFFLINGPEIMSKLAGESESNLRKAFEEAEKNAPSIIFIDEIDSIAPKREKTNGEVERRIVSQLLTLMDGLKSRSHVIVMGATNRPNSIDPALRRFGRFDREIDIGVPDEVGRLEVLRIHTKNMKLSDDVDLERIAKDTHGYVGADLAALCTEAALQCIREKMDVIDLEDDSIDAEILNSMAVTNEHFHTALGTSNPSALRETVVEVPNISWEDIGGLENVKRELQETVQYPVEHPEKFEKFGMSPSKGVLFYGPPGCGKTLLAKAIANECQANFISVKGPELLTMWFGESEANVREIFDKARQSAPCVLFFDELDSIATQRGSSVGDAGGAADRVLNQLLTEMDGMNAKKTVFIIGATNRPDIIDPALLRPGRLDQLIYIPLPDEDSRHQIFKACLRKSPLSKDIDLRALAKYTQGFSGADITEICQRACKYAIRETIEKDIEKEKRRRDNPDSMDEDVEDEVSEIKPAHFEESMKFARRSVSDADIRKYQAFAQTLQQSRGFGTEFRFAESAAGASGSDQFAASAGGADEDDLYS, from the exons GGTAAGAAAAGGAAGGATACAGTCTGCATTGCTCTTGCTGATGAATCATGCGAAGAGCCAAAAATAAGAATGAACAAGGTTGTGCGGGCAAACTTGAGGGTTAGGCTTGGGGACGTGGTATCTGTGCACCAGTGCCCTGATGTTAAATATGGAAAGCGAGTCCACATACTTCCCTTGGACGATACAATAGAAGGGCTTACTGGGGATCTTTTTGAAACCTACCTCAAGC CTTACTTTGTGGAAGCATATCGTCCTTTGAGGAAAGGAGACCACTTTCTCGTGAGAGGGGGGATGAGAAGTGTTGAATTTAAAGTTGTTGAGACTGATCCCGGTGAATATTGTGTTGTGGCTCCTGATACTGAGATCTTCTGTGAAGGAGAACCTGTGAGGAGGGAGGATGAGGATAGACTAGATGAGGTTGGCTATGACGATGTTGGTGGTGTTAGGAGGCAGATGGCTCAGATCCGTGAATTGGTTGAGTTGCCTCTGAGGCATCCCCAGCTTTTCAAGTCTATTGGTGTGAAGCCACCCAAAGGAATATTACTTTATGGACCCCCAGGTTCTGGAAAGACCCTAATTGCTAGAGCTGTTGCAAATGAAACTGGTGCTTTCTTCTTTTTGATTAATGGGCCAGAAATCATGTCCAAATTGGCTGGAGAGAGTGAGAGCAATCTGCGAAAGGCATTTGAGGAAGCAGAGAAGAATGCGCCATctattatatttattgatgaaaTCGATTCCATAGCACCGAAGCGAGAAAAAACAAATGGTGAAGTCGAAAGGAGGATTGTTTCTCAGCTTTTGACTCTCATGGATGGGTTGAAATCTCGCTCCCATGTTATTGTAATGGGAGCTACCAATCGACCAAACAGCATTGACCCAGCTCTTAGAAGGTTTGGTAGGTTTGACAGGGAAATAGACATTGGTGTTCCAGATGAAGTTGGACGTCTTGAAGTTCTTCGAATTCATACCAAGAACATGAAGCTTTCTGATGAT GTTGATCTAGAAAGAATAGCAAAAGACACACATGGCTATGTTGGTGCTGACCTTGCAGCTCTCTGCACTGAAGCTGCGCTCCAGTGCATCAGAGAGAAAATGGATGTCATTGATTTGGAAGATGATTCAATTGATGCTGAAATACTGAACTCCATGGCTGTAACTAACGAGCACTTCCATACTGCTCTTGGAACAAGCAATCCTTCGGCATTGCGGGAAACA GTTGTCGAAGTACCCAACATATCCTGGGAAGACATTGGAGGCTTAGAAAATGTGAAGAGGGAGCTTCAAGAG ACTGTTCAATATCCAGTGGAACATCCCGAAAAGTTTGAGAAATTTGGCATGTCACCTTCAAAGGGTGTCCTTTTCTATGGTCCTCCTGGGTGTGGCAAAACTCTTCTGGCCAAGGCAATTGCAAATGAATGCCAAGCCAATTTCATCAGCGTAAAAGGACCTGAATTGCTCACCATGTGGTTTGGAGAGAGTGAAGCTAATGTTCGGGAAATATTTGACAAAGCTAGACAATCTGCTCCATGTGTCCTCTTCTTTGACGAGCTTGATTCTATTGCAACTCAG AGAGGAAGCAGTGTGGGTGATGCTGGTGGTGCAGCTGATAGAGTTCTCAACCAACTTCTAACAGAAATGGATGGCATGAACGCAAAAAAGACTGTTTTTATTATTGGGGCTACTAACAGACCTGACATAATCGATCCAGCACTTTTGCGTCCTGGTCGTCTCGATCAGTTAATATACATCCCTTTGCCTGATGAAGATTCACGCCATCAGATTTTCAAAGCCTGCCTAAGAAAATCACCGCTTTCCAAAGATATTGATCTACGAGCACTGGCCAAGTATACTCAAGGATTTAGCGGGGCAGACATCACAGAAATATGTCAGCGAGCTTGCAAGTATGCCATAAGAGAGACTATTGAAAAA GACATTGAAAAGGAGAAGAGGAGAAGGGACAATCCCGATTCCATGGATGAGGACGTCGAAGATGAAGTGTCTGAAATCAAGCCTGCACATTTTGAGGAGTCCATGAAATTTGCTCGTAGAAGTGTGAGTGATGCTGATATTCGCAAGTACCAGGCGTTTGCTCAGACTTTGCAGCAATCTCGTGGATTTGGAACTGAATTCCGGTTTGCAGAATCAGCAGCTGGGGCATCCGGATCCGACCAGTTTGCGGCCTCTGCAGGTGGAGCTGACGAAGATGACCTATATAGTTAA
- the LOC142512720 gene encoding protein FAR1-RELATED SEQUENCE 5-like translates to MNFFLRDSRCEVDYEFFGDILSVDTTYRTNRYNLICAPFVGINQHRQNVMFGLAFMSDETESLFEWLFKTFLDSMNAKQPETIFTDQCQAMMNAIETIFPHSHHRLCQWHINQNAPSHLGSLNGDSSFKRLLNKCMTHCESEEEFESTWNIMIDEYNLSGHKWLNGMYTLRYKWATAFSNHKFSAGLLATSRSEVTNAALKRSSNSAISLYDFVVNYEKSNKVGERKRRPKIRVVITRKPRQC, encoded by the coding sequence ATGAACTTCTTCCTTAGGGATTCCAGATGTGAAGTTGATTATGAGTTTTTTGGTGATATATTATCAGTTGACACGACTTATCGAACCAATCGGTACAATTTGATATGTGCTCCTTTCGTTGGAATTAATCAGCACAGACAAAATGTAATGTTTGGCTTGGCATTTATGTCAGATGAAACTGAGAGTTTATTTGAATGGTTGTTCAAAACTTTTCTTGATTCTATGAATGCGAAACAACCTGAAACAATTTTTACAGATCAATGCCAAGCAATGATGAATGCAATTGAAACAATTTTTCCACATTCACACCATCGGTTATGTCAATGGCACATAAATCAAAATGCTCCATCACACTTAGGTAGTTTGAATGGTGATTCGAGTTTTAAAAGATTGTTGAATAAATGCATGACTCATTGTGAATCTGAAGAAGAATTTGAATCCACATGGAATATTATGATTGATGAATACAATCTCAGTGGCCACAAATGGTTAAATGGTATGTACACATTGAGATACAAATGGGCTACTGCGTTTAGCAATCACAAGTTTAGTGCAGGGCTATTGGCAACTTCTAGAAGCGAGGTGACAAATGCTGCGTTGAAGAGATCAAGTAACAGTGCAATTTCATTGTATGATTTTGTGGTTAATTACGAAAAATCCAACAAAGTTGGCGAGAGAAAGAGAAGGCCGAAGATACGCGTTGTCATCACAAGAAAGCCCCGACAATGTTGA
- the LOC142512704 gene encoding protein FAR1-RELATED SEQUENCE 5-like, producing MDLNCDDNIEEVRVSNLESVIHRDVEVLSTNSIVDQLESRLFVGEVVKSVEDAYTLYCNYGHAKGFSVKKGDQRYFPGTNELQAKEFECSCEGSKDEKRSNAQILVHLKPTSRSKCKAKLRITRQRGGEWTVGRFVMEHNHEMLAADQRHLLRSSRNISYAQKSILESMVNSGITVSNAVSYMINEAQGPQNLSFIQKDAYDYLGRIKKQTKVENGDASALLHHFINKSNK from the exons ATGGATCTGAATTGCGATG ATAATATTGAAGAGGTTCGAGTTTCAAATTTGGAATCTGTGATTCATAGAGATGTTGAGGTACTATCTACAAATTCTATTGTAGATCAATTGGAGAGTAGACTATTTGTTGGTGAAGTTGTGAAAAGTGTTGAAGATGCTTATACACTATATTGTAATTATGGTCATGCAAAAGGTTTTAGTGTTAAAAAAGGTGATCAACGCTACTTTCCTGGCACTAACGAACTTCAAGCTAAAGAGTTTGAATGTTCTTGTGAGGGTAGTAAAGATGAAAAACGTTCTAATGCGCAAATACTTGTTCACTTGAAGCCGACAAGTAGAAGTAAATGTAAAGCAAAGCTCAGAATAACTAGGCAACGTGGTGGAGAATGGACGGTTGGTAGATTTGTCATGGAACATAATCATGAAATGCTTGCGGCTGATCAAAGACATTTGTTGAGATCATCACGCAATATTTCATATGctcaaaaatctattttggaGTCCATGGTAAATTCTGGGATAACAGTGTCTAATGCTGTCTCTTATATGATAAATGAAGCACAAGGACCACAGAATTTGAGCTTTATTCAAAAAGATGCATATGATTATCTTGGTCGCATAAAAAAACAAACGAAAGTTGAGAACGGAGATGCTTCTGCATTACTTCATCATTTTATAAACAAGTCGAATAAATAG